A window from Bacteroidota bacterium encodes these proteins:
- a CDS encoding porin family protein: MKAIMKNKYMGVLLLFTNTLINAQAQSKNFEIGLGLGAYIYQGDLTPNQLGSFKTTKPGLHLFANKIVSSNLSYRFNLAIAKLEGDESKYSNPEYRQQRNFKFESPLIELSGLAVWDIQGNNFNRNKGRFSPYVFTGAGLSFLNIKPDWSSFNAEFFTSESEVGTGLNTDSQKKLPKVLPFIPAGIGFRYEISSRFAINAEATYRFIFNDYLDGFSYAANPKRDDHYHSITIGVIYKTGNKNRLNCPPVK, encoded by the coding sequence ATGAAAGCTATCATGAAAAACAAATACATGGGTGTGTTATTATTATTTACAAACACCCTAATTAATGCTCAGGCTCAATCCAAAAATTTCGAAATAGGGCTAGGTTTAGGTGCTTATATCTACCAGGGTGATTTAACACCAAATCAATTAGGTTCATTTAAAACCACGAAACCCGGCCTTCATTTATTTGCAAATAAAATTGTGAGTTCAAATCTCAGTTATCGCTTTAACCTTGCTATTGCAAAACTGGAAGGGGATGAGTCAAAATATTCAAATCCTGAATACCGGCAACAAAGAAACTTTAAATTCGAAAGTCCGTTGATCGAATTATCAGGATTGGCTGTGTGGGATATCCAGGGAAATAATTTTAACAGGAATAAAGGACGTTTTTCGCCGTATGTTTTTACAGGTGCAGGCTTAAGTTTTTTAAATATCAAACCTGATTGGAGCAGCTTCAATGCTGAATTTTTTACTTCTGAATCGGAGGTGGGGACTGGTTTAAATACTGATTCTCAGAAAAAACTTCCGAAAGTATTACCGTTCATTCCTGCTGGTATAGGATTTCGATATGAGATTTCAAGCAGGTTTGCTATAAATGCAGAAGCAACATACCGGTTTATTTTTAACGATTATCTTGATGGGTTCAGTTATGCTGCTAATCCCAAAAGAGATGATCATTATCACAGTATTACTATTGGCGTTATTTATAAAACAGGAAATAAAAACAGGCTGAATTGTCCCCCGGTAAAATAA
- a CDS encoding co-chaperone GroES gives MHLTPDNRLKKLIVIGDRVLIKLARPDERTNSGLYLPPGVQEKEKVQQGYIIKTGPGYAIPMPVDDEPWKQDEDQVKYVPLQAKEGDLAIFLLSGATEVMYENEKYFIVPQSAVLMLEREEDL, from the coding sequence ATGCATCTTACTCCGGATAACCGCTTAAAGAAGCTGATTGTGATTGGCGACCGTGTTTTAATCAAACTTGCAAGACCCGATGAAAGAACTAATAGCGGTCTGTATTTGCCACCAGGTGTGCAGGAAAAAGAAAAAGTACAACAAGGTTATATAATTAAAACAGGTCCGGGTTATGCAATACCAATGCCGGTAGATGATGAACCATGGAAACAGGATGAAGATCAGGTAAAGTATGTACCGCTGCAGGCAAAAGAAGGAGACCTCGCTATTTTCTTATTAAGTGGTGCAACAGAAGTGATGTATGAAAATGAAAAATATTTTATCGTTCCGCAAAGCGCTGTGCTGATGCTGGAGCGGGAAGAAGATTTGTAA
- a CDS encoding response regulator transcription factor, producing the protein MEGKKPKILLCEDDNNLGSVLKNYLELNDYDVTLERDGRLGLAAFQREKFDICLLDVMMPNMDGFTLAEEIRDVDPDIPLFFLSAKTMKEDVIQGYKLGADDYITKPFDSEVLLLKIKAILKRNEEMNKESENKEFDLSTYHFNPKLRQLIHNGITQTLSPKENELLKMLAEHLNDLLPREQALKKIWGSDTYFNGRSMDVYIAKLRKYLKDDEKIEIVNIHGNGFRLVVQ; encoded by the coding sequence ATGGAAGGCAAAAAACCCAAAATCTTATTGTGCGAAGACGATAACAATCTCGGAAGTGTGCTGAAGAACTATCTTGAACTGAATGATTATGATGTAACGCTTGAACGGGATGGCCGCCTTGGCCTCGCTGCATTTCAACGTGAAAAATTTGATATCTGCTTACTGGATGTAATGATGCCGAATATGGATGGCTTTACACTCGCAGAAGAGATCCGCGATGTGGACCCCGATATTCCCTTGTTCTTTCTTAGTGCAAAAACTATGAAAGAAGATGTGATCCAGGGGTATAAACTCGGCGCTGATGATTATATCACCAAGCCTTTTGACAGCGAAGTACTGCTGTTGAAAATAAAAGCGATACTGAAGCGTAATGAAGAAATGAACAAGGAAAGTGAGAACAAAGAATTTGATCTATCCACTTATCATTTTAATCCCAAACTACGCCAATTGATACATAATGGTATAACACAAACACTTTCTCCAAAAGAAAATGAGTTATTGAAAATGCTGGCCGAACATTTGAATGATCTATTGCCAAGAGAACAAGCTTTGAAAAAGATCTGGGGCAGCGATACTTATTTCAATGGACGCAGCATGGATGTTTACATTGCAAAGCTGAGAAAGTATTTAAAAGATGATGAAAAGATTGAGATCGTGAATATACATGGCAATGGATTCAGATTAGTTGTACAATAG
- the ruvB gene encoding Holliday junction branch migration DNA helicase RuvB, which yields MANPNLNNEKDFLSASDKEFENNIRPAHIEEFAGQSQIIENLRIFIKAAKIRGEALDHILFHGPPGLGKTTLSRIVANEMGVSIKETSGPVIEKPGDLAGLLTNLEPNDVLFIDEIHRLSNVVEEYLYAAMEDYRIDIMIDSGPNARSVQINLNQFTLIGATTRSGLLTAPLLSRFAIKSRLEYYTAEVLNKIIHRSSKILGTKISKEAVHEIGRRSRGTPRIANGLLRRVRDFAQVLNDGEIDFGITQHALKALNVDEHGLDDMDNRILSTIIDKFKGGPVGITTIATAVGEEAGTLEEVYEPFLIQEGFIQRTARGREVTAKAYEHLGKTKPNSPGTLFS from the coding sequence ATGGCCAACCCCAACCTGAATAACGAAAAAGATTTTTTAAGTGCATCTGATAAGGAGTTTGAAAACAACATCCGGCCCGCCCATATTGAAGAGTTTGCAGGTCAGTCGCAGATCATCGAGAACCTTCGCATATTTATAAAAGCAGCAAAGATCCGGGGCGAAGCATTAGATCATATTTTATTTCATGGTCCGCCGGGTTTGGGTAAAACAACATTGTCAAGAATTGTTGCTAATGAAATGGGTGTAAGTATCAAAGAAACTTCCGGCCCGGTGATTGAAAAACCCGGAGACCTTGCGGGCCTGCTTACTAATCTTGAACCGAATGATGTTCTATTTATAGATGAAATACATCGGCTGAGTAATGTGGTTGAGGAATATCTCTATGCTGCCATGGAAGATTACCGCATAGATATTATGATTGACAGCGGCCCCAATGCAAGAAGTGTACAGATAAACCTGAATCAGTTTACATTGATCGGCGCTACTACAAGAAGCGGATTGCTAACGGCTCCATTACTTTCAAGGTTTGCTATTAAATCAAGACTGGAATATTATACAGCCGAAGTGCTGAATAAGATCATCCATCGTTCTTCAAAAATTCTCGGTACAAAAATCTCTAAAGAAGCAGTCCATGAAATTGGCAGAAGAAGTCGCGGAACACCTCGTATAGCAAATGGTTTGTTGCGGAGAGTAAGAGATTTTGCGCAAGTGTTGAATGATGGTGAAATTGATTTTGGCATCACACAGCATGCACTCAAAGCATTGAATGTGGATGAGCATGGGCTCGATGATATGGACAATCGCATCCTTTCAACTATCATCGATAAATTCAAAGGTGGTCCGGTTGGTATTACAACTATTGCAACCGCAGTAGGAGAAGAAGCTGGTACATTAGAAGAAGTGTATGAACCATTTTTAATACAGGAAGGTTTCATACAAAGAACAGCAAGAGGCAGGGAGGTAACTGCTAAAGCCTATGAACATTTAGGCAAAACAAAACCAAATTCGCCGGGAACACTCTTCTCATAA
- a CDS encoding peptidase M23, whose protein sequence is MQISIADILTSKQNEFHPVVPFMPDKYKIISLDLSLSNEELTEEIYVNTDRFGKWINEKLLNSSALYAVGGYNENRKIYSRSKVFDADEPRRLHLGTDIWGKCNTPVIAPLDGVVHSFAFNNNFGDYGVTIILSHYLGGTNFYTLYGHLSLNSIKNLEEGVLIKKGDVFAEFGMQFENGNWPSHLHFQIISDLEEMKGDYPGVCKLSEQKKYLANCTDPDLILQMNKYL, encoded by the coding sequence ATGCAGATAAGTATCGCAGACATATTAACCAGTAAACAAAACGAGTTTCATCCTGTTGTTCCATTTATGCCTGATAAGTATAAAATAATCAGCCTGGATCTGTCTTTATCAAATGAAGAACTAACCGAAGAGATTTACGTTAATACAGACCGGTTTGGTAAATGGATAAATGAGAAGCTACTTAACTCTTCAGCTTTGTATGCAGTTGGTGGCTATAATGAGAACAGGAAAATTTATAGTCGTAGTAAAGTGTTTGATGCTGATGAGCCCAGGCGATTGCATTTAGGAACTGATATATGGGGTAAATGTAATACACCGGTGATTGCGCCATTGGATGGCGTAGTTCACAGCTTTGCATTCAATAATAATTTTGGTGATTATGGTGTTACGATTATATTGTCTCATTATCTCGGTGGAACAAACTTCTATACTTTATATGGTCATTTAAGCCTGAACTCAATAAAAAACCTGGAGGAAGGTGTTTTAATAAAAAAGGGTGATGTGTTTGCAGAGTTCGGTATGCAGTTTGAAAACGGGAACTGGCCATCGCATTTGCATTTCCAGATTATATCAGATTTAGAAGAAATGAAAGGCGACTATCCTGGAGTTTGTAAATTATCAGAGCAAAAAAAATATTTGGCAAACTGTACTGACCCTGATTTGATCTTGCAAATGAATAAATATTTGTAA